The Juglans regia cultivar Chandler chromosome 6, Walnut 2.0, whole genome shotgun sequence genome contains the following window.
AAGTTGAGCATGCCATAAAATGATTACAATTAAAGAGGATCTATATATACAGATATTTTTAAGCACATAATAGCGCTGGGGGAAAGTACTGACTTCTTAACATGTTTGTTTTCCTGAGATCGATTCAACCATCCAAGAAGAAATTAAGTCTTTATATCCAAATTTTGTATGATCAGATACATTACATACTATATATCCTGTAACACCCGGGTCCAGAGCCAAGCCACagagtataaattttattgtgCTTAATGATTGGACAAAGGCCTAAATAATAATTCACGAATAAAGGGGTCGGAATAATTAGAACTTAGCCCGGTAAACTCTCTCAATTAGATGCAGAGTGGTATACTCATGTATTTATATAGGATTACAAGTATATACAGCTGTAACATAATACACTATACAAGGAAAGAAGACCAAGCTATATATGGAAAGAAGACAATGCATATTGCTGGTGCATGAATCACGGGGACATGTCTAGAGGCATGGCTGGCACAAGATCTTGATCAATAGCTGTAGTTTCCTTATTATAATTCCCCAAACTACATTCATCATCAAATTTGCTTGAAGGTTTTGATCATTTCGATGGAGATGTAATAACCCAAATTCCAAACAGATAAGAGTTATAAGTAAAAGGTAACATTTTTCGATCCattgtttacaaaattaatatctcaaatacgaaatccaaaatatttttttaaggaaactaaaaagaaatatttgaaatattcaaTTCCCAATGATTTAGGAACATCAACTATCAAGTAAAATATTGCGTGACTAAATAGTACTCTAAACACAATAATTTATTGGAATTGACAACAGTACTAGTACaacaaatatgtggtgtacgagattttatattattatttatttaaaaataagaagttattactatttataacgATTCCGATAGGATTTGATCAATTTTACCGTGCATTAACTATAGTCATTTGGACTAGAGGCTCTGATGTGGCTCGAGCATTCCCTTGAAAaggtaaaaattatataaaaacttatttCAATTAGAAATGTGGGATTCGAATTTTGTCACGTATAATGGAATATTGGCTGAATAATATGGCATGGGCACCCTTCCCCTAGAGTACTACATTGTAACTTAAAAACCTAgctaaactatttaattaagaCCTTCAAAAGTACTAGACACTGATCAGTGGCCTCAAACCACATGtagttatatatactacattCATAGCCCAAACTTGTTACCTACAAACTAACTAATTCAACTATTCATCACTAAactaacaataacaatattaatcCCACGGAATTATAATAAGCTGGCTGTTAGTActctctattatatatacaacagAGATATCAACATGCATGCCATGAAGACATCATGAAGCATGCAACAAAGACATGAATAAATAAACATCATGGGCTTAATAATAATTTGCAGTTTGCTCCCAAAAACATTTTGGAATTGCATTGATTATTGCATAAATATGtgcatatataaaactttcCCAACATGTTTGCATGCAGTGTAAGATTTCAAGTCCATTTACCGTCtccaattaaatattatatgtgAGATCCAATTCAAAgctcatctatatatatatatatatatatatatatatatatatatataagtactgtGTCTTCATGAATATCATGTACAATAGATCTTCAAAGTCGAAATATTGCCGTTTGGAACGATTTAGAATTCTAAATGCTGAAGCATCTGCACGCACGATTGTCGTTTTTAAATAGCTCCATAAGATCTCTCAAAAGGATCGTAATGATAGGCTTATTATTCTTCTATcactctttattatttttttaatttttaatttttatttaataattaagaaaataactattaatgaagttgtatattattttttttttataattttttcttagttattaatgatattataaacatatttaaaaataaataataaaaatttcaaatattaaataaataacaaatctaTTGTTATCTCTTTAAAAAGATCCGGTCATCCtagcttttttttatatataatttatttttaggcgTGCAAAAGAATCTTAGAGAGGGCAGCCTAGAGTTGATTAATTTGTATGCCGGCCATGTGACGTGATTAATTGCTCGCTAGCGAGCCAACATTCCAACTAGACCCACGTAAAACGAGGAATGTCAGGTCTGGTCTCTGATCAGGATTCGTGGGAGACTTGCAGAAGAGTCAAGAATTTCAGTTGGAAATGTGATCAACAAGTTAATTCCAAAGGAAAGTAGTACTGTTTGTGATTCCTGTTCAGGTACCCTCGAAACCGATAGATCAAGggatatgttttaattatgaaaaaaataaaagattatcaagttttttttactCGTCCAATTAATACAGCTAGGTTTATCTACGTACCTAATATATTACAGAAATAGGTtctataataatgaaataaaatattaatgttttaattattttataagctgtactactatatataataagtctCATGAAAAatagtgtatatattaataatgattgTGTCgtaataagtttttttaatatatataactttaaatatCATCTACTGGATACGACCGATAAAATTCAGACCCAATCCTCCCGctcctttaaaaagaaaataaaaggaaaaaggaaaataaatagaaacgCATCATGATATGACttagataataagataattAGAAGGGAAATTAACACTATTTCCCCCTGCCAGTATCTATAATCATGtccatttctatatatattcatcatctgtAAAACGATCAAATCACGTGCCCCAACCTCCGAATTTGCTTTATTGCTGGTTTAtatttatgaatggttggtgggttatcatatttttagttgctcgttctatatatatatagaaaagtaTTAAGAGCAAGCtgcaagaaattatatataagactaGTAGTTAAGAAAACTAAACCGTGCTAATTAGGCCGGGAGAAGATCGATCGTCAGGTGGAGTAAATGAATTTCAAGTACTACATGATGATGTTAGAGATTCTGGGCATTACGCTTCTTGCTGGGCAGTTTTTCTGCATGGTTCAAGGCGATGCGCATTACTACGACTTCGTTGTAAGCACTTCCCACCACTGTAATATCCATGGCCACTAGCTAATTGCATGTCGCTTTACCTATCATGTCTGATGCATAGTGCGTGGGCCTCCCCGCCCTCTTGAAAGCTCAATTAATCATGGATATTTGAAGCAGAAGTTTAGTTGTTAGCATTATCTGAGAGCACTAGCTTAATATGCTCAAATCACTATCATATGAATCACAtgctcttttttcttctatttgtaGCTTAGGGAGAAGAACTTCACGAGGCTGTGTAGCACAAAGAGCATGCTGGTTGTAAATGACAGTTTTCCAGGGCCAGTAATCCGTGTTCACAAAGGGGATACTGTCTTTGTTAACGTCCACAACCAAGGATATTATGGCGTCACTCTTCACTGGTAATCTCTGATCTGTCTCTTCCTCGATATCTCATATCAAcaccgcccccgcccccgccccccaTGAGGCCTAGGCCTAGTCCCACGACTCAATTTGCTGCTTCATGTGGTCACCCCATACGTAGATCTTCTACTAGCATGGCTGCCACGAATTGAATCACCACATGACATGATCTATTCGTGGGGTAACGGATTTCGTCCTCACAACTAGATAATTAATTGGGACTATTTTATAAAGGATAGTGATACTATGCGGCCCATGTTTGATCACTGGGATGCTTCTTAGTGCGCGCAAAttgcacatttattttttaatttttatttttaatattttttaaatatctttaaatatttaaaaaaaattaatacattaatagtcatttctttaactattaaataaaaaaataaaatatataaatagtcaaATTGAGGAAACAAACTCAAGccgccactacaagaaaactgcttatttgtagccatttaattccagcgaaataattatttacagtcaaaatgagtctgttttggtcacaaataacctTTTTgccgcaattaaatggccacaaaagaccatttttcttgtagtgcgcttagtatatatatatatatatacgtgatTCGGGATGTAATTCTTGGCCACCAAAGTTTCCACCTCAACGAGGCAACAAGAGTCCAAGGCCCAAGTAGTTCATGAACAAGTTTTTCAAGTTGCGCTATCTATGATCATCGGTACGtacatgcattaattaattaagtaattcCACCAAGAGGCAactcatattaattatatttagaagGACCGTTCATCCAACCAACAGCAGTAGTACTTCACAgcagtaattaattatattataataacattttaagtttatcatatttttattctaattacttttctatctattttttataatctcatCAAAcgttttaattcaaattatttcaatactatttataaacattttcattaattactatttataaaatattttactattatttataaatttctcatcAAATCTAATATCATCTTAATATTCAGGCCTAAGTTCGCTGAAAACAAgtaatatcaaatattttattacctaTCTCTAAACGCGCCTGCGTTAGTTAATGTATTTAAGGGCGCCCTAAGGATTGACTTTTGCTTGCTTGTTTTGGATTGATATTTAAAGACGTTACATTTTTTGGTAGCGTTACAACTTACAACTAGTACTGTAGGCATGGTGTGAAACAGCCGAGAAATCCATGGTCGGATGGTCCAGAATACATTACACAATGTCCGATTCAACCCGGAACAAACTTCACATATAAGGTTATATTTTCTGAGGAAGAGGGAACGCTCTGGTGGCATGCGCATAGCGACTGGACACGAGCAAGTGTTCATGGTGCCATAGTTGTCCAGCCTCCTATTGGATCCACCTACCCATTTCCCAAGCCAGACGATGAAGAAATCATTGTGCTCGGTATGTATATATGCACGTACGCAGATCTCTCTATAATTACCATGAGGTAAATAACATGCTAGAACTAATTATCATACATCATGTGTGTGCTGCAAATTGGAAAAAGTATAGAGTTAGTGctactatttaattatttaaatcatGTCTAGCTTATAagagtcttatatatatatatatatatatatatatatatataaataagttctATTCACTATCCCTCGTACTGTCGCATCAAATGATTGGTAATTggtaatgaatgaaaataattattaggatGATGATCATGACAAAAATATGGAATAGCTTACTCATGAGGCTTTTgaataacaaaaatgatatatatatctgcatgcattacaaaaaatattggattatttgtgaaaataatgACTATTCGATCgcgataaaaatagatttattttaatagaaaataattatttttatagaaaatatctaaccataaataagtaatttttttttttatatagtgatGTATGTATAATTGtacaaaaacatatatacatatatatctaatCCAATTAGGCTTTTGAACATGCAGCGGCCTGGTACAAAGGAAATTTGAGGGAGTTGGTGGAAGAGGCCATGGAAGAAGGTAGTGACCCGCCACATACTAATGCTGATACCATAAACGGGGAGCCAGGAGATTTTTGTGCTTGCTCCAGAGGTAATACTTCTTTTAATTAGCTTCTCATTCTTAATTCGCATATGTTgtgtttttctaaataaagtcatagcaatttcatcttccaaattaTTGACATACTGGACTCAGAATATTCAACCACGATCGATCTTATTGATTTTGCAGACACGACATATCGTTGGACGGTTGATTATGGCAAAACCTATCTTCTTCGAGTAGTTAATGCTCTCACGAATGCAGATCTCTTCTTCGCAGTTTCTCAACACAATTTCACACTTGTTGGGATGGATGGACATTACACCAAACCGATTGCAACGAGTTATATCATGATAAGCCCAGGACAAACAATGGACATTTTACTCACAGCAAACCAATCTCTTGGCTACTATTACATGGCTTCTCGACAATTCTCAAGCGAGGACAGCACCGTTACTGGATTTGACCACGTTAATGCAACTGCAATTCTCCAATACAGTGGCAATTATACTGCTCCATCTTCTCCTTCCTTTCCAAGTACACTCCCTATGTACTTGGACTTCTACGCCGCCTTGAAATTCACCAAAAGTATAAGGAGCTTAGCAAGCCAAGACTATCCGGTAAACGTCCCCATGAACATAACCACAAGAATGTTTATTACAGCTTCGATGAATACGATAACCTGCACAACCTGTTCGGGAGGGATGGATGATGAAATCGTAGCTACAAGCTTGAATAACATAAGTTGGGTCAACCCAAGAATTGATGTATTACAAGCCTACTACAGGTACTTCCcactttccttctctttttctaattttcctaCGCTTTATTCTTGGAATATTGAAGATGGTATGCATATATGTTGAAGGTCTTTCCCTTGTTCTTTCTATAATCTAAGATCCTATATATGACTAGGTTCAATCCTTACTTTTACGCAGGAATATTAGTAGGGTGTATACCACAGACTTCCCGGACTTCCCGCCTTCATTTTTCAACTTTACCGCCGATGAATTTGCAGATAACATGGCACTAACAGTTCTAGGGACCAAGGTGAAGGTGTTGGATTATAATGAATCAGTAGAGATAGTTTTTCAAGGGACTAACCTGTTAAAAGGCTCGATGAATCATCCGATGCATTTGCACGGCCATAGCTTCTATGTTGTTGGAACAGGTGTTAGTAATTTCAACAATGAAACTGACCCAGACGAGTTTAACTTGGTAGATCCTCCCGAGGTGACCACCTTTGCAGTTCCCAAGAGTGGGTGGGTTGCCCTCCGATTCGTGGCAAAAAATCCAGGTAAATATTCTTCTCCCCTTTGCTGTCCCTTTGTACGGTTTATCTGCACAGtcacagtttttgttttgtagttATATTCACTTGTTTAtccacaagagagagagagagagagagagagagataggacagcaaatataatttatcggagcacaaaattataaattaacatggtTCACGTATGTTCTAGTATGTAACAATCAGGAACATGCATGATCGATAGAACTGAACAATAAAAATGTGgtcggtatatatatatatacacatatatatatatatatatatattatatcaaagaTGCTAATTAACATCGGACGATTTT
Protein-coding sequences here:
- the LOC109002896 gene encoding laccase-15-like, whose translation is MNFKYYMMMLEILGITLLAGQFFCMVQGDAHYYDFVLREKNFTRLCSTKSMLVVNDSFPGPVIRVHKGDTVFVNVHNQGYYGVTLHWHGVKQPRNPWSDGPEYITQCPIQPGTNFTYKVIFSEEEGTLWWHAHSDWTRASVHGAIVVQPPIGSTYPFPKPDDEEIIVLAAWYKGNLRELVEEAMEEGSDPPHTNADTINGEPGDFCACSRDTTYRWTVDYGKTYLLRVVNALTNADLFFAVSQHNFTLVGMDGHYTKPIATSYIMISPGQTMDILLTANQSLGYYYMASRQFSSEDSTVTGFDHVNATAILQYSGNYTAPSSPSFPSTLPMYLDFYAALKFTKSIRSLASQDYPVNVPMNITTRMFITASMNTITCTTCSGGMDDEIVATSLNNISWVNPRIDVLQAYYRNISRVYTTDFPDFPPSFFNFTADEFADNMALTVLGTKVKVLDYNESVEIVFQGTNLLKGSMNHPMHLHGHSFYVVGTGVSNFNNETDPDEFNLVDPPEVTTFAVPKSGWVALRFVAKNPGVWFWHCHYDRHLSWGMNTVFIVKNGGSVETSILQPPAYMPSCDVPFKSWLKNKGSLDDKANQSG